A window of the Dermatophagoides farinae isolate YC_2012a chromosome 2, ASM2471394v1, whole genome shotgun sequence genome harbors these coding sequences:
- the LOC124499437 gene encoding uncharacterized protein LOC124499437 has protein sequence MITILTRSRLVFMIEMIFDRPYLPIASFDRLDSDIIWRTSNHSIYVQYISEMSTTKIKNVDGKQQQQQQQQQQQSLSSQLIIKQIQSISNESIHIRESLLLEKISIRCQILANSRTSFTNLFKPFYLVKKIWEETKNRLIFGIGIFKKKNLSPVPSSDGQTRQYWMKDFYQLNDSITMKTNGRIRIFEDEIQFRSVEYDDSAIYTCADLSNTNGIRFLHFRLIIRSYDSNWLQTSNPIAMMKITLLFIILFIILPWTLYRYQNFDKQQVRKYYKEMKVRKSVEKKEHN, from the exons aTGATCACTATCCTGACAAGATCAAGACTTGTTTTTATGATAGAAATGATATTTGACAGGCCATATCTACCAATTGCTTCATTTGATCGATTGGATTCGGATATCATATGGCGTACatcaaatcattcgatttatgTACAATACATTTCGGAAATGTCAACAACGAAGATAAAGAATGTTGATGgaaaacagcagcagcagcaacaacaacaacaacaacaatcattatcctcgcaattgataatcaaacaaattcaatcaatatcgaATGAATCGATACACATAcgtgaatcattattattggaaaaaatttctattcgATGTCAGATATTGGCAAACAGTAGAACCAGTTTCACTAATCTATTTAAACCATTTtatttggtgaaaaaaatctgggaagaaacaaaaaatcgacTGATTTTTGGTATCGGAATatttaaaaagaaaa ACCTATCACCAGTACCAAGTAGTGATGGACAAACAAGGCAATATTGGATGAAAGATTTTTATCAGCTAAACGATAGTATAACGATGAAAACGAATGGCCGTATACGTATATTTGAAGATGAAATACAATTTCGTTCGgttgaatatgatgattcggCTATCTATACTTGTGCGGATTTATCGAATACAAATGGGATAcgttttcttcattttcgaCTTATTATACGATCTTATGATAGTAATTGGTTGCAAACATCAAATCCGAttgcaatgatgaaaataacatTACTTTTCATTATTCTATTCATTATCCTTCCATGGACATTATATCGttatcaaaattttgataaacAACAAGTTCGAAAATATTATAAAGAAATGAAGGTTAGGAAatcagtggaaaaaaaggaacaCAATTGA
- the LOC124499441 gene encoding putative RNA-binding protein EIF1AD: protein MTEATKKKHVARELNDFYHLPDPGEQIVQVLRGCGNNLHEVRTCDGEQYLVSMPTKFRRSVWIKRGDYLIVTPIEEGNKVRAEIHSILLKDHIRYLKQQNKWPKEFIDSKTVDNKLVVDDDDDDDLIQMNSNRINLNENDQNSSNDSDDESTTDDDDD from the exons atgaCAGAAGcaacgaaaaagaaacatgTTGCAcgtgaattgaatgatttctATCATTTACCCGATCCTGGTGAACAAATTGTCCAGGTTTTACGTGGTTGTGGTAATAATCTTCATGAAGTTCGTACATGTGATGGTGAACAATATCTTGTATCTATGCCAACAAAATTTCGCCGTTCTGTTTGGATTAAACGTGGTGATTATCTTATTGTTACACCAATTGAAGAAGGTAATAAAGTACGAGCAGAAATTCATTCCATACTACTCAAAGATCATATCCGTTATCtaaaacaacagaataaatG GccaaaagaatttattgattcaaaaacagTCGATAATAAATTGGtggtcgatgatgatgatgatgatgaccttatacaaatgaattcaaatcgaattaatttgaatgaaaatgatcaaaacagTAGTAATGACTCGGACGATGAATCCActaccgatgatgatgatgattaa
- the LOC124499041 gene encoding uncharacterized protein LOC124499041 — protein MESENFLNNLPVFNKENFSKINTRTMKKSSNSFLSVSSKIRSINDESLEIREPEYNILIDFLKKHYHQELDDPKTVPSKRSSIPNTINSLEQKKSRRFLN, from the exons ATG GAAtcagaaaattttctaaacAATCTTCCTGTATTTAATAAGGagaatttttccaaaattaaTACAcgtacaatgaaaaaatcatccaattcatttCTATCGGTTTCATCCAAAATTCGttcaattaatgatgaatcattggAAA TACGCGAACCCGAATACAATATATTAATCGATTTTCtcaaaaaacattatcatcaagaatTGGATGATCCTAAAACGGTACCATCAAAACGTTCATCCATACCGAATACGATCAATAGTTTGGAGCAGAAAAAATCTCGAcgatttttaaattaa
- the LOC124499434 gene encoding NDP-glycosyltransferase YjiC translates to MKIFIHVMDLVGPQNACIGLGQQLVQRGHQVFFLVNESFVKKFQPYSNQFKIIGLKPVAEEKNEEEKNLAPIQILINSFVRMGLFDSIEPIEKIRRMIDSKFIRNLGANAEAFEPQIRILIEREKPDILLADAKIMPPCIMNSSIPWAYIFCANPLGLFTDERLPPFSSGLPIDGDRREWQEYRTILHREYFDKVVARQREICEKFGYPPTVDQVFFPRSPLLNIYQFPMELDYDDVVTLPKHYLRVDAFVRDEPEPFELPVSIRSQMKPGDKLIFLSMGSMGSCNLDLMKRMVRVLSKTPYYYLISMGPLHDQYEIAPNMWGGPYVPQTKIIPMVDLVIFHGGNNTLTETVYYGKPMIVIPLFYDQYNNAQRVHEKNFGRRLDQHQFTDEQLVQTIDELINDRELCEKLDKVGQRIRASRSKEIACEHIEQMVKSTK, encoded by the coding sequence atgaaaatcttcatTCATGTTATGGATCTTGTTGGTCCACAAAACGCTTGTATTGGTCTTGGTCAACAACTAGTTCAACGTGGTCatcaagtgttttttttggtgaatgaaagttttgtgaaaaaatttcaaccatactcgaatcaattcaaaattatagGCCTGAAACCGGTAGCcgaagagaaaaatgaagaagaaaaaaacctggCGCCAATACAAATTCTGATCAATAGTTTCGTACGAATGGGTTTGTTCGATTCGATTGAGCCGATCGAAAAGATTCGTAGAATGATTGATAgtaaattcattcgaaatcTTGGCGCCAATGCTGAAGCATTTGAACCACAGATTCGGATTCTAATCGAAAGAGAAAAGCCGGATATTTTACTTGCGGATGCAAAAATAATGCCACCATGCATTATGAATTCATCAATACCATGGGCTTATATATTCTGTGCTAATCCATTAGGACTTTTTACCGATGAACGTCTACCACCATTTTCATCCGGCCTACCGATCGATGGTGATCGCCGCGAATGGCAAGAATATCGTACAATATTACATCGAGAATATTTTGATAAAGTTGTTGCTAGACAAAGAGAAATTTGCGAAAAATTCGGCTATCCACCGACAGTggatcaagtttttttcccacGATCACCATTGCTaaatatttatcaatttcCAATGGAACTAGATTACGATGATGTGGTAACGTTACCCAAACATTATTTACGTGTTGATGCATTCGTACGTGATGAACCGGAACCATTTGAATTACCTGTCAGCATTCGTAGCCAAATGAAACCGGGTGATAAACtcatatttttatcaatggGTTCAATGGGTTCATGTAATCTGGATCTAATGAAACGTATGGTACGTGTTTTATCCAAAACACCATATTATTATCTGATATCGATGGGACCACTTCATGATCAATATGAAATAGCACCAAATATGTGGGGTGGGCCATACGtaccacaaacaaaaattattccaaTGGTTGATTTAGTCATTTTTCATGGTGGAAACAACACACTGACGGAAACGGTTTATTATGGAAAACCAATGATCGTAATACCATTATTCTatgatcaatataataatgcaCAACGTGTacatgagaaaaattttggcCGTCGTTTAGATCAACATCAATTCACTGATGAACAACTTGTacaaacaattgatgaattgatcaatgatcgcGAACTTTGTGAAAAACTGGATAAAGTTGGTCAAAGAATTCGTGCAAGTCGTTCGAAAGAAATTGCCTGTGAACATATTGAACAAATGGTCAAATCAACTAAATAA
- the LOC124499037 gene encoding uncharacterized protein LOC124499037, producing the protein MLDFLAICCFLLILFAVLLFYLTREQSYEQALEEQRNKNDDLLTPTNIIAGDNVDKGGNRKDRTKRLNLNKKSNKESTNKQTASNKQQQQSAANKIQQKSININEKTLPGLTDGIAPSPVDESKILKQDDHRKSSENESIPTISSVAASTTTVPVSIPDDKIDAVKIDPIVEQPIKIKNQSSTSSMKTAVIQDTTTMAINKSNNHQPITNGKKSKKSNLSKSSRDFNMNDIIEIIKSFTKEEVTDLTDHLLTIQANDQSINDLSWHTKNDPVESLRKQLTEKEEMINTQKINLENSKRRFDLINNELKMSKSKLQNECRMRQEIEMQKNNFARMLSEMEKNGKQQMERLAEKNRITRQEEFSRHNIIISDMKNEINNLKIQLMEKQKMLAEMDERSKTNDVNKQNLEILQQDLLNAKMDYEKNLKNLTEKYQAEICYLNEDQLKLNDRLNEIVMENEQLTAQIETLKQSLKMAEKTAINNESSAKENLSKASATDANENSNSTDNYFKDALTGNDESKTTKENCEKPEDTNKDSVNEIQLLKKELEGLKTKNKTLEEKKNLIKQISEKLHIVDEDVSIDKLFNSIDELRTFKKKWEKSDGANKEHLFKIQQLEKKLEDSKKEIITLKDENKNFMKQISEKLPIKDEDLSIDNLLKSIDDLQTAKEDFQKSEDTNKKYLCKIQKLDEDLEDSKTKIETLEEENKNFMKQISEKLPIKDEDLSIDNLLKSIGDLQTAKEDFQKSEDTNKKYLCKIQQLEKELEALEDSAANLKLTIDDGKKKEKLLKDVFSKFTNIKNGSNDNDSGDKLLKSIDELLETKKELMEKSSKSNDEIENLKLKLDVTENESLKYKNSLEDVEKRLRKIEGELQEGQCKRTELTKNEQQITFLQKELTEKDEKLNELKTESKHLKSDLDKNNELLKVEQTKCLRLQNENDQNTTAFEKIQKENLELKKKNDKLNELVQIGVQTYQEENRRVQDLEQRLAACKSLNGNDNGDNNNVCPTTNGN; encoded by the exons ATGTTGGATTTTTTAGCCATCTGCTGTTTTCTATTAATATTATTCGCTgtattgttattttatttaacACGTGAACAATCATATGAACAGGCATTGGAAGAACagcgaaataaaaatgatgatctatTAACACCAACCAATATCATTGCAGGTGATAATGTAGATAAAGGTGGTAATAGAAAAGATCGAACGAAacgattgaatttgaataaaaaatcaaataaagaatcgactaacaaacaaactgcAAGTAAtaagcaacagcagcaaagTGCTGCAAATAAAATACagcaaaaatcaatcaatatcaatgaGAAAACATTGCCAGGTTTGACTGATGGGATAGCACCATCCCCAGTTgatgaatcgaaaattttgaaacaagATGATCATAGAAAATCTagtgaaaatgaatcgattccTACTATTTCTTCGGTTGCTGCTTCTACTACTACTGTTCCAGTATCGATAcctgatgataaaattgatgcTGTTAAAATTGATCCCATTGTTGAACAGCCGAttaaaataaagaatcaatcatcaacatcttcCATGAAGACCGCTGTCATTCAAGATACTACCACAATGGCcattaataaatcaaataatcatcaaccgATAACCAATGGGAAAAAGAgtaaaaaatccaatttatCAAAAT ctTCCCGAGATTTCAACATGAATGatataattgaaattataaaatCATTCACCAAGGAAGAGGTTACCGATCTTACCGATCATTTATTGACCATACAGGctaatgatcaatcaatcaatgatctAAGTTGGCATacg AAAAATGATCCTGTCGAAAGTTTGCGTAAACAATTGACCGAAAAAGAAGAGATGATCAATACACAGAAGATAAATCTGGAAAATAGTAAACgtcgattcgatttgatcaacaatgaatTGAAGATGAGTAAATCGAAACTACAGAATGAATGTCGTATGCGACAAGAGATTGAgatgcaaaaaaacaattttgctCGTATGTTGTCcgaaatggagaaaaatgGCAAACAACAGATGGAACGTTTGGCTGAAAAAAATCGCATAACACGGCAAGAGGAATTTTCTCGTCATAATATAATTATTTCGGATATGAAAAATGAGATTAATAACTTGAAAATACAATTAAtggaaaagcaaaaaatgcTGGCTGAAATGGATGAACGTAGTAAAACTAATGATgtcaataaacaaaatttggaaattttaCAACAGGATCTTTTGAATGCTAAAATGGattatgagaaaaatttgaaaaatctcACCGAAAAATATCAGGCCGAAATTTGTTATTTAAATGAAgatcaattaaaattgaatgatagattgaatgaaattgttatGGAAAACGAACAGCTCACAGCTCaaattgaaacattgaaacaatcGTTGAAAATGGCCGAGAAAACTGCGATCAACAATGAATCGTCTGCTAAAGAAAATCTTTCCAAAGCATCAGCAACAGatgcaaatgaaaattcgaaTAGCACCGACAATTATTTCAAAGATGCTTTGACtggtaatgatgaatcgAAGACAACGAAAGAAAATTGCGAAAAACCTGAAGATACAAATAAAGATTCTGTGAACGAAATTCAACTGCtcaaaaaagaattggaaggtttgaaaacaaaaaacaaaacattggaagaaaaaaaaaatttgataaagcAAATTTCGGAAAAACTTCATATCGTAGACGAAGATGTTTCGATTGATAAATTGTTTAATTCCATTGATGAGTTGCgaacatttaaaaaaaaatgggaaaaatcTGATGGCGCAAATAAAGAACATCTGTTCAAAATTCAACagctcgaaaaaaaattggaagattcgaaaaaagaaattataacattgaaagatgaaaacaaaaatttcatgaaGCAAATTTCGGAAAAACTTCCAATCAAAGACGAAGATCTTTCGATTGATAATTTGTTaaaatccattgatgatttgcAAACAGCTAAAGAAGATTTCCAAAAATCTGAAgacacaaataaaaaatatctgTGCAAAATTCAAAAGCTCGACGAAGACTTGGAAgattcgaaaacaaaaattgaaacattggaagaggaaaacaaaaatttcatgaaGCAAATTTCGGAAAAACTTCCAATCAAAGACGAAGATCTTTCGATTGATAATTTGTTAAAATCCATTGGTGATTTGCAAACAGCTAAAGAAGATTTCCAAAAATCTGAAgacacaaataaaaaatatctgTGCAAAATTCAACAGCTCGAAAAAGAACTGGAGGCATTGGAAGATTCTGCTGCAAACTTAAAATTAACCATCGATGATgggaaaaagaaagaaaaacttcTCAAAGATGTATTTTCCAAATTCACCAATATCAAAAATGGCTCCAATGACAACGATTCAGGTgataaattgttgaaatcgattgatgaattattagaaacgaaaaaagaactgatggaaaaatcatccaaatcgaatgatgaaatcgaaaatctaaaattaaaattggatGTAACCGAAAATGAAAGTcttaaatataaaaattctCTCGAAGATGTG gAAAAACGACTTCGCAAAATTGAAGGAGAATTGCAAGAAGGACAGTGCAAACGAACAGAGCTTactaaaaatgaacaacaaattacATTTCTTCAAAAAGAATTGACAGAAAaggatgaaaaattgaatgaattgaaaacagAATCTAAACAT TTAAAAAGTGAtcttgataaaaataatgagcTTTTAAAGgtagaacaaacaaaatgtttacgattacagaatgaaaatgatcagaATACAACGGCGTTCGAAAAGATACAGAAAGAAAATCttgaattgaagaaaaagaatgataaattaaatgaattggTACAGATTGGTGTGCAAACATACCAGGAAGAAAATCGTAGAGTACAAGATCTAGAACAAAGATTAGCCGCTTgtaaatcattgaatggcaatgataatggtgataataataatgtatgtCCAACGACCAATggtaattga
- the LOC124499038 gene encoding cytoplasmic 60S subunit biogenesis factor ZNF622: MDKLSCLTCQISLPSTTHQREHYKSEWHLYNLKRKLNQLKSITEDEFNQIKIKHTMDVGQGQKENSNESTFYCDVCGKNFVNQKAFKQHNASNKHVRQMAIAARLLNRYNHNQQKTKSRDKEQQPEEENKDEEFNESDWEEMDSDEEILETIPIDECLFCSHHSTDIESNLTHMATIHSFFIPDLEYCIDVKGLLLYLGTKVAHGHCCLWCSDNGKTFSSTKSTQQHMIDVGHTKIIFHNRTESLLEFEDFYDYSSSYPNDSKPKEEDDDEVDLNVLDDDNYQLRLPSGAIIGHRSLMIYYKQKLPPQQKQLVPVDRSKNRELMNKIQRGYRMLGWNGSCANGSTGQQFARDIQYMNRLKYKMELRLGQKSNQTKQTHFRCQMGFK; this comes from the coding sequence atggatAAATTATCTTGCCTAACCTGTCAGATAAGTTTACCATCGACGACTCATCAACGTGAACATTATAAAAGTGAATGGCATCTTTATAATCTTAAAcgtaaattaaatcaattaaaatcaatcactGAAGATGAATTTAATCagataaaaatcaaacatacaATGGATGTTGGTCAAGGtcagaaagaaaattctaaTGAATCAACATTCTATTGTGATGTATGTggcaaaaattttgtcaatcAAAAAGCATTCAAACAACATAATGCAAGTAATAAACATGTTCGACAAATGGCCATCGCGGCTAGACTTTTGAATcgatataatcataatcaacagaAAACTAAATCGAGAGATAAAGAACAACAACccgaagaagaaaataaagacGAAGAATTTAATGAATCCGATTGGGAAGAAATGGATAGTGATGAAGAAATTCTTGAAACAATACCGATTGATGAATGTCTTTTCTGTAGTCATCATTCGACCGATATTGAATCGAATCTCACCCACATGGCTAcaatacattcatttttcataccGGATTTAGAATATTGTATCGATGTGAAAGGATTATTACTTTATCTTGGTACAAAAGTTGCACATGGACATTGTTGCCTTTGGTGTAGTGATAATGgtaaaacattttcatcgaCTAAATCCACACAGCAACATATGATCGACGTGGGACATacgaaaataatttttcataacCGTACCGAATCATTATTGGAATTTGAagatttttatgattattctTCCAGTTATCCAAATGACTCGAAACCGAAGGAAGAGGATGACGATGAAGTAGATTTAAAtgtattggatgatgataattatcagcTACGATTACCATCCGGTGCAATTATTGGTCACcgttcattgatgatttattataaacaaaaattacctccacaacaaaaacaattagtGCCTGTGGATCGATCGAAAAATCgtgaattgatgaataaaattcaacgCGGTTATCGAATGCTTGGTTGGAATGGTAGCTGTGCTAATGGTTCAACAGGCCAACAATTTGCACGTGATATTCAATACATGAATCGtttgaaatataaaatggAATTGCGATTAGgccaaaaatcaaatcaaacaaaacagacaCATTTTCGTTGTCAAATGGGTTTCAAATAA
- the LOC124499436 gene encoding uncharacterized protein LOC124499436, protein MSKSSFSSTSKIRRGITSRKSNYSPLKETFDPSDRMMIKSNRGKRRTGTRKKQAKTTSRPSLVKRKIKQKGKMKKHLSKFRISTIKRKRRSIAAKYSRISSKSSPKSSRRSRQSLSSSTPSTIYQSPVMKVKTMTKTSKRRGRGRRSLSTGSIKMKMTTAKSKRPSRKQPSRRSLSSKISMSKRRSQSKALIRKNRVGFKYFLSPKVMKMMKEFEPSSPSSLSKSSSISGRKGKGRRSGGGMLNSSNSFLLYKLPPEERQELFEMADELINDSFIDDNSDIDQLFSELNAALPKVFGHRARSNTVSGSNVSIGDQQQQQLNDSRIKTKKKSSSQSSIKNIGK, encoded by the coding sequence ATGTCAAAaagttcattttcatcaacaagtAAAATTCGTCGTGGAATTACTTCCCGAAAAAGTAATTATTCGCCATTAAAAGAAACATTTGATCCAAGCgatagaatgatgataaaatcaaatcgtGGTAAAAGGCGAACcggaacaagaaaaaagcaagcaaaaacaacatcacGACCATCATTGGTCAAAAGAAAGATTAaacaaaaaggaaaaatgaaaaaacatttatcgAAATTCCGAATTTCCACAATCAAACGCAAACGACGTTCAATTGCGGCTAAATATTCACGGATATCGAGTAAATCAAGCCCGAAAAGTAGTCGTCGTAGTAGACAAAGTCTAAGTAGTAGTACTCCAAGTACAATATATCAATCACCGGTAATGAAAGTCAAAACGATGACAAAAACATCCAAACGACGTGGAAGAGGAAGACGATCATTATCTACCGGTagtataaaaatgaaaatgactaCTGCAAAATCTAAACGTCCATCGCGTAAACAACCAAGTCGccgatcattatcatcaaaaatttcaatgagcAAACGTCGTAGTCAAAGTAAAGCATTGATTAGAAAAAATCGTGTTggtttcaaatattttctaAGTCCAAaagtaatgaaaatgatgaaagaatttgaaccatcatcaccatcatcattatccaaaTCTAGTTCAATTTCTGGTCGCAAAGGAAAAGGTCGTCGCAGCGGTGGTGGCATGTTAAACAGTagtaattcatttttactaTATAAACTACCACCGGAAGAACGACAAGAATTATTCGAAATGGCAGAtgaattaatcaatgattcatttatcgatgataatagtgatattgatcaattattttcCGAGTTGAATGCTGCCTTACCAAAAGTATTTGGTCATCGTGCCAGAAGTAATACCGTTAGTGGCAGTAATGTTTCGATCGgggatcaacaacaacaacaactaaatGATAGTCGaattaaaacgaaaaaaaagtcatcgAGTCAGAGTAGTATCAAGAATATCGGAAAATAA
- the LOC124499439 gene encoding methyltransferase-like 26, whose amino-acid sequence MMASKILNPTIYEIPERNKSPILDVLKVIFRQQFGDVPFDNDVKVKSLKFLEIGSCSGQHLAHFARNFSGIEFQPSDVGTSYFDSINAFRLGLGVEPPEKPLGNVYEPIVLDLTWPTSKWPIAANSYDIIYCSNVVHISPWPCSIGLFAGAKHCLKHSNGILVMYGPFAMDGSLEPQSNRDFDQSLRQRNPEWGIRDISDLKKLAQQNGLILDQTYDMPANNKILLFKFFKSDI is encoded by the exons atgatggcatcaaaaattttaaatccaACAATCTATGAAATTCCTGAACGCAATAAAAGCCCAATATTGGATGTTTTGAAGGTAATTTTTCGACAACAATTCGGTGATGTACcgtttgataatgatgtgaaggttaaatcattgaaatttctcGAAATTG gTAGTTGTTCCGGACAACATTTAGCACATTTTGCCCGTAATTTTTCCGGTATCGAATTTCAACCATCGGATGTTGGTACAAGTTACTTTGATTCGATAAATGCATTTCGTCTTGGCTTAGGTGTTGAACCGCCCGAAAAACCATTAGGAAATGTTTATGAACCAATCGTATTGGATCTAACATGGCCAACATCTAAATGGCCAATTGCAGCCAATTCTTATGATATTATCTATTGCAGTAATGTCGTCCATATAAGTCCATGGCCATGTTCGATTGGTTTGTTTGCCGGTGCTAAACATTGTCtaaaacattcaaatggAATTCTTGTAATGTATGGACCATTTGCAATGGATGGCTCATTAGAACCACAAAGCAATCgtgattttgatcaatcattacGTCAACGTAATCCAGAATGGGGTATTCGTGATATTTCCGATCTGAAAAAATTGGCACAACAAAATGGACTGATTTTGGATCAAACATATGATATGCCAGCTAATAATAAgattttattgtttaaattttttaaatctgATATTTag